A genomic region of Fluviispira vulneris contains the following coding sequences:
- a CDS encoding sigma-54-dependent transcriptional regulator translates to MSDYFGKILVIDDEKDICSTLSGILCDEGYKVLTANNAESGLKIAKKELPDVCFLDVWLPDIEGTEVLERLKIANPDLSIIMMSGHANIETAVKCTRLGAMDFIEKPLSLDKVLLSVQNILRIKSLQFENQNLKNRVDKKYTLLGNSESLQHIISAIDMVAKKNTTILITGENGTGKENVSRLIHEKSNRRNKPFIAINCAAIPEDLIESELFGHEKGAFTGATGIKRGKFELAHNGTLFLDEIGDMSLKTQSKLLRALQEHNIERLGSDETISVDTRIIAATNKNLEEEIKKGNFREDLFYRINVIPIHLPPLRNRKEDIELISSHYLSLYSVENSIKNKVLSPQAIQILKAYPWPGNVRELKNIMERLSIMVKEDIIEPNHLPYPIHSARSEKLEDEFHIFSSNDFREARAKFEKIFIQKKLESYDGNVSKTAESMGMERSHLYRKMKQLGLINEIEKLSEEDKLE, encoded by the coding sequence ATGAGCGATTATTTCGGAAAAATATTAGTAATTGATGATGAGAAAGATATCTGTTCTACATTATCTGGGATTTTATGTGATGAAGGCTATAAAGTGTTAACTGCAAATAATGCTGAATCAGGCTTGAAAATTGCTAAAAAAGAACTACCAGACGTTTGTTTTTTAGATGTATGGCTGCCTGATATAGAAGGGACAGAAGTTCTAGAGCGTTTAAAAATTGCAAATCCTGATCTTTCAATCATTATGATGAGTGGACATGCGAATATCGAAACAGCTGTTAAATGCACACGTTTAGGGGCGATGGATTTTATAGAAAAACCTCTCAGTCTTGACAAAGTTTTATTGAGTGTACAAAACATATTAAGAATTAAAAGTTTACAATTTGAAAATCAAAATTTAAAAAATCGAGTTGATAAAAAATATACATTGTTAGGTAATTCAGAATCATTGCAGCATATTATTTCAGCTATCGATATGGTAGCCAAAAAAAACACAACGATACTCATAACGGGCGAAAATGGCACTGGTAAAGAAAATGTATCAAGATTGATTCATGAAAAATCAAATCGAAGAAATAAACCTTTTATTGCCATAAATTGTGCAGCAATTCCTGAAGATTTAATTGAAAGTGAATTATTTGGCCATGAAAAAGGTGCTTTTACAGGAGCAACAGGGATTAAGCGCGGAAAATTTGAGTTGGCTCATAATGGCACTCTTTTTCTAGACGAAATTGGCGATATGAGTTTAAAAACGCAAAGTAAATTGCTGAGAGCGTTGCAAGAACATAATATCGAGAGACTTGGATCTGATGAAACAATTTCTGTTGACACGAGAATTATAGCTGCAACAAATAAAAATCTAGAAGAAGAAATTAAAAAAGGGAATTTTAGAGAAGATTTATTTTATAGAATAAATGTCATTCCGATCCATTTGCCCCCCTTAAGAAATCGTAAAGAGGATATTGAGCTTATATCTTCTCACTATTTATCTTTATATTCTGTTGAAAATAGTATTAAAAATAAAGTTCTTTCACCACAAGCTATTCAAATTCTAAAAGCTTATCCTTGGCCTGGTAATGTGCGTGAGCTGAAAAATATTATGGAAAGACTGTCAATTATGGTCAAAGAAGATATTATAGAACCCAATCATTTGCCATATCCTATCCACTCTGCTCGATCAGAAAAGCTTGAAGATGAATTCCATATTTTTTCATCTAACGATTTTCGAGAGGCTAGAGCAAAGTTTGAAAAGATTTTTATTCAAAAAAAGCTTGAGTCTTATGATGGAAATGTGTCAAAAACAGCAGAGTCTATGGGAATGGAGCGAAGTCATTTGTATAGAAAAATGAAGCAGTTAGGATTGATAAATGAAATTGAAAAATTATCAGAAGAGGATAAATTAGAATGA
- a CDS encoding lysylphosphatidylglycerol synthase domain-containing protein, which produces MKSIAKLLLLLIISISFIYFMHTKNILDVKSLAYAVENNKKYLFLISLLQILNCLFMTFRYHSLLKIFSIKTNLQNVTAATFVSNGIGLWMPGSLAIIEVIRISLMLGAHYQKSDNYSNMTQIKNSNLAELAAKSKLAAAALFDRLIGFFVMLFFGSITTFIIYIQTIHLNDTLYSKNLLILFFLSFILMLIIIVVPFLAKSIYFRRFVERVERLFLTTFKSGKIHLLFKKIFGEINSLLDVISLGIRSIRSFWGPIVYSILCLIMAVFGTYFSSIAISNPIPIHAIFATVSILSIASLIPMGFGGVGGMQLIAVLLFSIFGISPQAASSAQLLQTSVNLLAITGIGLLFARLSAGQIRAILDARKKETAVS; this is translated from the coding sequence ATGAAATCTATTGCTAAATTATTGTTATTATTGATTATATCGATTTCATTTATATATTTTATGCATACAAAAAATATTTTGGATGTAAAATCTCTCGCATATGCAGTAGAAAATAATAAAAAATATTTATTTTTAATTTCACTTCTACAAATATTAAACTGTCTATTTATGACCTTTCGCTATCATAGCTTATTAAAGATATTTAGTATCAAAACAAATTTGCAAAATGTAACTGCGGCAACTTTTGTGAGCAATGGGATTGGGCTTTGGATGCCAGGATCATTAGCGATTATTGAAGTCATTCGTATCAGCCTTATGCTAGGTGCTCATTATCAAAAATCTGATAATTATTCAAATATGACTCAAATTAAAAATTCAAATCTTGCGGAACTTGCTGCTAAATCAAAACTTGCAGCCGCAGCATTATTTGATAGACTTATTGGATTTTTTGTTATGTTATTTTTTGGAAGTATAACAACTTTTATTATTTATATTCAAACAATTCATTTAAATGATACTCTTTATTCAAAAAATTTATTAATTCTTTTTTTTCTTTCTTTTATATTAATGCTCATAATTATCGTTGTTCCTTTTTTAGCAAAATCGATTTATTTTCGTAGGTTTGTGGAAAGAGTAGAGAGACTTTTTTTGACAACCTTTAAAAGTGGAAAGATTCATTTATTATTTAAAAAAATTTTTGGCGAGATAAATTCTCTTTTAGATGTAATTTCTTTGGGGATTCGATCCATTCGCTCTTTTTGGGGCCCCATAGTTTATAGCATACTTTGCTTAATTATGGCTGTCTTTGGTACCTATTTTTCGAGCATAGCCATTTCAAATCCCATTCCAATACATGCAATATTTGCAACTGTTTCAATATTATCAATAGCTTCATTAATACCTATGGGTTTTGGAGGCGTGGGCGGCATGCAATTGATAGCTGTTCTCCTATTTTCTATTTTTGGCATATCTCCCCAAGCGGCGAGTTCTGCGCAACTTTTGCAAACGAGTGTCAACCTTTTGGCTATAACAGGGATTGGTCTTCTCTTCGCTCGATTGAGTGCAGGGCAAATACGTGCGATTTTAGATGCTAGAAAAAAGGAAACAGCGGTTTCTTAA
- a CDS encoding Sec-independent protein translocase subunit TatA/TatB, translating into MFGFSGGEILLIAFIALILFGNDKLPENMKKLLKGLNQAKKVASDVQQSWHEVKTDVQRSINLDLEKQELLELTKPVEFDYNMNIADIPHYEHPKDEIVPQDEIDDFHNSDQLCNENLNEQNTDIIKENTVTLQPTSAQEYLKSNHFVGPRI; encoded by the coding sequence GTGTTTGGATTCAGTGGCGGTGAAATCCTTCTTATAGCATTTATTGCACTCATACTCTTTGGGAATGACAAGTTACCAGAAAATATGAAAAAACTGCTTAAGGGTCTTAACCAAGCAAAAAAAGTTGCGAGTGATGTGCAGCAGTCTTGGCATGAGGTTAAAACCGATGTCCAAAGAAGTATCAATTTGGATTTGGAAAAACAGGAGCTCTTAGAGCTTACAAAGCCAGTTGAATTTGATTATAACATGAATATAGCTGATATCCCTCATTATGAGCATCCAAAAGATGAGATCGTTCCTCAAGATGAAATAGATGATTTTCACAATTCCGATCAGCTATGTAATGAAAATCTAAACGAACAAAATACTGATATTATTAAAGAAAATACCGTTACTTTGCAACCTACATCCGCGCAGGAGTATTTAAAGTCGAATCATTTTGTGGGTCCGAGAATATAA